Proteins from one Pontibacter korlensis genomic window:
- a CDS encoding PepSY-associated TM helix domain-containing protein yields MKKYTWRKLFNDVHLWLGIASGLVLFVVCLTGTIYTFRDEVEQLMAPEKYHVEVPANAQPIAPGKLIAQLEQELKGKVVNLNIPEDKASTYTVGVAPAPSTEKGPKGKGGEQGKGGHGGGRPATYYVNPYTGQVVGTPESATSEFFGTVMRLHRWLLIEGDVGKIIVGTSTIIFTFLVLTGLVLWFPVKRKNWKQGLKIKTNAKWKRVNHDLHNTLGFYSSILLLIMALTGLCWSFEWYRDGLSSAMGSEVFKGRREKPMTIASAASTATPEDYIQQTNLLLPYSGDLRLSLPTDDTTAVVVQKSKTGLFALAASDKVQLNKHNAEPLQVEKFSDKPLNEQIVSLIKPLHLGNVYGTFSKILYFIACLIATSLPVTGTLIWINKLRKKKKPSKATRYGATPVAS; encoded by the coding sequence ATGAAAAAATACACCTGGCGAAAGCTCTTCAACGATGTACACCTTTGGCTAGGCATTGCCAGTGGCCTCGTACTGTTTGTGGTTTGCCTTACGGGCACCATCTATACCTTCAGGGATGAGGTAGAGCAACTAATGGCCCCGGAGAAATACCATGTTGAGGTACCGGCTAACGCGCAGCCTATTGCTCCCGGCAAATTGATAGCGCAGTTAGAGCAGGAACTGAAGGGAAAGGTAGTGAACCTGAACATACCAGAGGATAAAGCCAGTACCTACACTGTAGGAGTAGCGCCAGCTCCTTCTACAGAAAAGGGACCTAAAGGCAAAGGTGGCGAGCAAGGTAAGGGAGGCCATGGCGGCGGAAGACCAGCCACCTATTATGTAAATCCTTACACCGGGCAGGTAGTTGGCACGCCAGAGAGCGCCACCTCAGAATTTTTTGGCACTGTAATGCGCCTGCACCGCTGGCTGCTGATAGAAGGCGATGTGGGTAAGATCATTGTGGGTACTTCTACTATCATCTTCACCTTTCTGGTACTGACAGGGCTGGTACTGTGGTTCCCTGTAAAACGCAAGAACTGGAAGCAGGGTCTCAAGATCAAAACAAATGCTAAGTGGAAACGCGTAAACCATGACCTGCACAATACCCTGGGCTTTTACTCTTCTATCCTGCTGCTGATCATGGCCCTGACCGGCCTTTGCTGGTCGTTTGAGTGGTACCGCGATGGCTTAAGCAGCGCGATGGGCTCAGAAGTATTCAAAGGCCGCCGCGAAAAGCCAATGACCATTGCTAGCGCTGCCTCTACAGCTACTCCAGAAGATTACATACAGCAGACCAACCTGCTGCTACCTTACTCTGGCGACCTGCGTTTGTCACTTCCAACTGACGATACCACAGCTGTAGTTGTACAGAAGAGCAAGACGGGCTTATTTGCCCTCGCTGCTTCTGACAAGGTACAGCTAAACAAGCATAATGCTGAGCCTCTGCAGGTAGAGAAGTTCTCTGATAAGCCTCTGAACGAGCAGATTGTGTCACTGATCAAGCCGCTGCACCTAGGCAACGTCTACGGTACTTTTTCTAAGATTTTATACTTTATTGCCTGCCTTATAGCCACAAGCTTGCCTGTAACAGGCACTTTGATCTGGATAAACAAGCTCCGCAAAAAGAAGAAGCCAAGCAAAGCCACACGTTACGGTGCAACTCCGGTTGCTAGCTAA